Proteins encoded together in one candidate division KSB1 bacterium window:
- a CDS encoding two pore domain potassium channel family protein, producing the protein MQSLIRRFIAYKYTILFSAMIMLIGVMPFLEQQQGLLVPIFMLIMILAVLDTLDLPKTLFRTCVVLGIMAFVFHLVGKILGGAPQRQEGVVILLTIGLGSYAVFLFISVGAMIGKIFTQTQVTKDIIRGGIAVYFLLGIFWACLYRLLLHFDPQALAISNYDGKFSTMLYFSFTTLTTLGYGDIVPVAWQARSLTILESTIGQIYMTVLIARLVGLHLIGMKK; encoded by the coding sequence ATGCAAAGTCTAATTCGCAGGTTTATTGCCTACAAGTATACGATTCTTTTTTCTGCAATGATTATGCTGATCGGAGTTATGCCATTCCTTGAACAACAACAAGGTCTGCTGGTGCCCATCTTTATGCTCATCATGATCCTTGCCGTCCTCGATACTCTTGATCTGCCGAAAACACTCTTCCGGACATGTGTGGTGCTTGGTATAATGGCCTTCGTTTTTCATCTTGTCGGAAAGATTCTCGGCGGGGCTCCGCAGCGACAAGAGGGGGTAGTTATTTTACTCACTATTGGTCTGGGTAGCTATGCCGTTTTCTTGTTTATATCGGTTGGGGCCATGATCGGCAAGATCTTTACCCAGACTCAGGTGACCAAGGATATTATCCGGGGTGGAATCGCCGTCTATTTCCTGCTCGGCATCTTTTGGGCCTGTCTTTACCGCTTGTTGCTGCACTTCGACCCTCAGGCCTTGGCTATTTCTAACTATGATGGGAAATTTTCAACCATGCTATACTTTTCATTTACAACGTTGACCACACTCGGTTACGGTGATATTGTTCCCGTTGCATGGCAGGCACGCAGTTTGACCATCCTCGAATCGACCATCGGACAGATTTATATGACCGTTCTGATTGCCCGATTGGTGGGGTTGCATTTGATTGGCATGAAAAAATGA